The Streptomyces nitrosporeus genome includes a window with the following:
- the hutH gene encoding histidine ammonia-lyase, giving the protein MDMHTVVVGTSGTTAEDVVAVAREGARVELSAAAVEALAAAREVVDALAAKPEPVYGVSTGFGALATRHISPGLRARLQRNIVRSHAAGMGPRVEREVVRALMFLRLKTVASGRTGVRPEVAQTMADVLNAGITPVVHEYGSLGCSGDLAPLSHCALALMGEGDAEGPDGVVRPAGELLAAHGITPVELREKEGLALLNGTDGMLGMLVMALADLKNLYTAADITAALCLEALLGTEKVLAPELHAIRPHPGQGVSAANMLRVLAGSGLTGRHADLTGDAPRVQDAYSVRCAPQVNGAGRDTLAHGCLVADRELAAAVDNPVVLPDGRVESNGNFHGAPVAYVLDFLAIVAADLGSICERRTDRLLDRNRSHGLPPFLADDAGLDSGLMIAQYTQAALVSELKRLAVPASVDSIPSSAMQEDHVSMGWSAARKLRTAVSGLTRIVAVELYAATRAVELRSADGPVPAPASSAVIRALRAAGVQGPGPDRFLAPDLAAAETFVAGGGLVAAAESVTGPLA; this is encoded by the coding sequence ATGGATATGCACACTGTCGTGGTGGGGACGTCCGGTACCACCGCCGAGGACGTCGTCGCCGTGGCCCGCGAGGGCGCCCGGGTCGAGCTCTCCGCCGCCGCCGTGGAAGCCCTCGCCGCCGCCCGCGAGGTCGTCGACGCACTGGCCGCGAAGCCCGAACCGGTCTACGGCGTCTCCACCGGCTTCGGCGCCCTGGCCACCCGGCACATCAGCCCCGGGCTGCGCGCACGCCTCCAGCGCAACATCGTCCGCTCGCACGCCGCGGGCATGGGCCCCCGCGTCGAACGCGAGGTGGTGCGGGCCCTGATGTTCCTCCGGCTGAAGACCGTCGCCTCCGGTCGTACCGGCGTACGGCCCGAGGTCGCGCAGACCATGGCCGACGTGCTCAACGCGGGCATCACCCCCGTCGTCCACGAGTACGGCTCGCTGGGCTGCTCCGGGGACCTAGCCCCTCTCTCGCACTGCGCCCTGGCGCTGATGGGCGAGGGGGACGCGGAGGGCCCGGACGGCGTCGTACGGCCTGCCGGCGAGCTGCTCGCCGCACACGGGATCACCCCCGTCGAGCTGCGCGAGAAGGAGGGACTCGCGCTGCTCAACGGCACCGACGGCATGCTCGGCATGCTGGTGATGGCCCTCGCCGACCTGAAGAACCTCTACACCGCCGCCGACATCACCGCCGCCCTCTGCCTGGAGGCGCTCCTCGGTACGGAGAAGGTCCTCGCCCCGGAGCTGCACGCCATCCGGCCGCACCCCGGCCAGGGCGTCTCCGCCGCCAACATGCTGCGGGTGCTGGCGGGTTCGGGGCTCACCGGGCGGCACGCCGACCTCACCGGCGACGCGCCCCGCGTCCAGGACGCCTACTCGGTACGCTGCGCCCCCCAGGTCAACGGGGCGGGGCGGGACACGCTCGCACACGGGTGCCTCGTCGCCGACCGCGAACTGGCCGCCGCCGTCGACAACCCGGTGGTGCTGCCCGACGGGAGGGTGGAGTCCAACGGGAACTTTCACGGGGCGCCCGTCGCCTATGTGCTGGACTTCCTGGCGATCGTCGCCGCCGACCTCGGCTCGATCTGCGAACGCCGCACGGACCGGCTGCTGGACAGGAACCGCTCGCACGGGCTGCCGCCGTTCCTCGCCGACGACGCGGGCCTCGACTCGGGCCTGATGATCGCCCAGTACACACAGGCCGCCCTGGTCAGCGAGTTGAAACGGCTCGCGGTCCCGGCGTCCGTCGACTCCATCCCGTCGTCCGCGATGCAGGAGGACCACGTCTCGATGGGCTGGTCGGCGGCCCGGAAACTGCGGACCGCGGTCAGCGGGCTGACGCGGATCGTCGCCGTGGAGCTGTACGCCGCCACCCGCGCCGTCGAACTGCGTTCCGCCGATGGTCCGGTCCCGGCGCCCGCCTCGTCGGCCGTCATCCGCGCCCTGCGCGCGGCAGGTGTGCAGGGGCCGGGGCCGGACCGTTTCCTCGCCCCCGACCTGGCCGCCGCCGAGACCTTCGTGGCCGGGGGCGGACTGGTCGCGGCGGCCGAGTCGGTGACCGGTCCGCTGGCCTGA
- a CDS encoding acyl-CoA carboxylase subunit beta: MSEPQSDIHTTAGKIADLQRRIDEATHAGSARAVEKQHAKGKLTARERIDLLLDEGSFVELDEFARHRSTNFGIEKNRPYGDGVVTGYGTVDGRPVCVYSQDFTIFGGSLGEVYGEKIVKVMDFAMKTGCPVIGINDGGGARIQEGVAALGLFAEIFRRNVHASGVIPQISLIVGPCAGGAVYSPAITDFTVMVDQTSHMFITGPDVIKTVTGEDVGFEQLGGARTHNTTSGVAHHMAGDEKDAIEYVKSLLSYLPSNNLSEAPAFPEEADPAVTDEDRELDTLIPDSANQPYDMHTAIERVLDDGEFLETQALFAPNMITGFGRIEGYPVGVVANQPMQFAGCLDIDASEKAARFVRTCDAFNVPVLTFVDVPGFLPGVDQEYGGIIRRGAKLIYAYAEATVPLITVITRKAFGGAYDVMGSKHLGADLNLAWPTAQIAVMGAQGAVNILHRRTIAAAEDPEATRAALMADYEDALLNPYVAAERGYVDAVIMPSETRAHLVKGLRQLRTKREQLPPKKHGNIPL, translated from the coding sequence ATGTCCGAGCCGCAGAGCGACATCCACACGACCGCGGGAAAGATCGCGGACCTGCAGCGCCGTATTGACGAGGCGACACACGCAGGTTCCGCCCGTGCCGTCGAAAAGCAGCACGCGAAGGGCAAGTTGACCGCCCGCGAGCGCATCGATCTCCTGCTCGACGAGGGCTCCTTCGTGGAGCTCGACGAGTTCGCGCGCCATCGCTCGACCAATTTCGGCATCGAGAAGAACCGCCCGTACGGGGACGGTGTCGTCACCGGTTACGGCACGGTCGACGGCCGCCCGGTCTGCGTGTACTCCCAGGACTTCACGATCTTCGGCGGGTCCCTCGGCGAGGTCTACGGCGAGAAGATCGTGAAGGTCATGGACTTCGCGATGAAGACCGGCTGCCCGGTCATCGGGATCAACGACGGCGGCGGCGCCCGGATCCAGGAGGGGGTGGCCGCGCTCGGCCTGTTCGCCGAGATCTTCCGGCGCAACGTGCACGCCTCGGGTGTGATCCCGCAGATCTCGCTGATCGTGGGCCCGTGCGCGGGCGGCGCGGTCTACTCCCCCGCCATCACCGACTTCACGGTGATGGTCGACCAGACCTCGCACATGTTCATCACCGGGCCCGACGTCATCAAGACCGTCACCGGTGAGGACGTCGGCTTCGAGCAGCTGGGCGGCGCCCGCACGCACAACACCACCTCGGGCGTGGCGCACCACATGGCGGGCGACGAGAAGGACGCCATCGAGTACGTCAAGTCCCTGCTGTCCTACCTCCCGTCGAACAACCTCTCCGAGGCCCCGGCCTTCCCGGAGGAGGCCGATCCGGCCGTCACCGACGAGGACCGCGAGCTCGACACCCTCATCCCGGACTCGGCGAACCAGCCGTACGACATGCACACCGCCATCGAGCGCGTGCTGGACGACGGGGAGTTCCTGGAGACGCAGGCCCTGTTCGCCCCGAACATGATCACCGGTTTCGGCCGGATCGAGGGGTACCCGGTCGGTGTCGTCGCCAACCAGCCGATGCAGTTCGCGGGCTGTCTGGACATCGACGCCAGCGAGAAGGCCGCCCGTTTCGTGCGGACCTGCGACGCGTTCAACGTGCCGGTGCTGACCTTCGTGGACGTCCCGGGCTTCCTGCCGGGCGTGGACCAGGAGTACGGCGGCATCATCCGCCGCGGCGCCAAGCTGATCTACGCCTACGCCGAGGCGACCGTCCCGCTGATCACGGTGATCACCCGCAAGGCCTTCGGCGGGGCGTACGACGTGATGGGCTCCAAGCACCTGGGCGCGGACCTGAACCTGGCCTGGCCGACCGCGCAGATCGCGGTCATGGGCGCGCAGGGGGCGGTCAACATCCTGCACCGCCGCACCATCGCCGCCGCCGAGGACCCCGAGGCCACCCGTGCCGCGCTGATGGCCGACTACGAGGACGCCCTCCTCAACCCGTACGTCGCCGCCGAGCGCGGTTACGTCGACGCGGTGATCATGCCGTCCGAGACCCGGGCCCACCTCGTGAAGGGGCTGCGCCAGCTGCGTACCAAGCGCGAGCAGCTGCCGCCGAAGAAGCACGGCAACATCCCCCTCTGA
- a CDS encoding biotin--[acetyl-CoA-carboxylase] ligase, whose translation MTPPDAPNNRWSDLERPPLNTPALRRGLLRPGSLWSSLDVVRSTGSTNSDLAARAAAGLAEGAVLVAEEQTAGRGRLDRNWTAPPRSGLFFSVHLIPAGVPAERWGWLPLLAGVATATGLARAAGVDMALKWPNDLLVTVGGEERKAGGILAERAGDGVVVGIGLNVTLRAGELPAPHAGSLALAKAVSTDRETLLRAVLRSLEQWYGRWREAGGDAAASGLQAAYAAGCATLDRPVRAELPGGRAVLGEAVAIDGDGRLVLATADGLREPVSAGDIVHLRGAAGGLT comes from the coding sequence ATGACACCTCCGGACGCTCCGAACAACCGCTGGTCCGACCTCGAACGGCCGCCCCTGAACACCCCCGCGCTGCGGCGCGGGCTGCTGAGGCCCGGCAGCCTGTGGAGCTCGCTCGACGTCGTCCGGTCCACCGGCTCCACCAACTCCGACCTCGCGGCGCGGGCCGCCGCCGGCCTCGCCGAGGGCGCGGTCCTGGTCGCCGAGGAGCAGACGGCGGGCCGCGGGCGGCTGGACCGGAACTGGACCGCCCCGCCCCGCTCGGGCCTCTTCTTCTCGGTCCACCTCATCCCCGCCGGCGTACCCGCCGAGCGGTGGGGGTGGCTGCCGCTGCTGGCCGGGGTGGCCACCGCGACCGGCCTCGCCCGGGCCGCGGGCGTCGACATGGCGCTGAAGTGGCCCAACGACCTGCTGGTCACGGTCGGCGGGGAGGAACGCAAGGCGGGCGGCATCCTCGCCGAGCGCGCCGGCGACGGGGTCGTCGTCGGGATCGGCCTCAACGTCACCCTGCGCGCCGGGGAGCTGCCCGCCCCGCACGCCGGGTCGCTGGCCCTGGCCAAAGCGGTCTCCACGGACCGCGAGACGCTGCTGCGAGCCGTCCTGCGCTCGCTGGAGCAGTGGTACGGCCGCTGGCGCGAGGCGGGCGGCGACGCGGCGGCCTCGGGGCTCCAGGCCGCGTACGCGGCGGGCTGCGCCACCCTGGACCGACCCGTGCGGGCCGAGCTGCCGGGCGGGCGCGCCGTGCTCGGCGAGGCCGTCGCGATCGACGGCGACGGCAGGCTGGTCCTGGCCACCGCCGACGGCCTGCGGGAGCCCGTCTCGGCCGGGGACATCGTCCATCTGCGGGGCGCGGCGGGCGGACTCACCTGA
- a CDS encoding enoyl-CoA hydratase/isomerase family protein, producing MTVVTEQRFGEFVAVRRHEGQEHVAELVLDRPKAMNAVSTEMARSIAAACESLGADPGVRAVVLTSSHERAFCVGADLKERNSFSDADLVRQRPVARAAYTGVLELPVPVVAAVHGFALGGGFELALACDVIVADRTAVVGLPEVSVGVIPGGGGTQLLPRRVGAARAAELVFTARRVEAAEARELGLVDELVEAGRDREAALALGARIAANSPVGLRAAKRALRLGQGLDLRAGLEVEDAAWRSVAFSGDRAEGVAAFNEKRTPDWPGE from the coding sequence ATGACCGTCGTCACGGAGCAGCGGTTCGGGGAGTTCGTCGCCGTACGGCGGCACGAGGGCCAAGAACACGTCGCGGAGCTGGTCCTGGACCGGCCGAAGGCGATGAACGCCGTGTCCACGGAGATGGCCCGTTCGATCGCCGCCGCCTGCGAGTCGCTCGGCGCGGATCCGGGCGTACGGGCCGTCGTGCTCACCTCCAGCCATGAGCGGGCCTTCTGCGTGGGTGCGGACCTCAAGGAGCGCAACTCCTTCAGCGACGCCGACCTGGTGCGCCAGCGTCCCGTCGCGCGGGCCGCCTACACCGGGGTGCTGGAGCTGCCCGTGCCGGTCGTCGCCGCGGTGCACGGCTTCGCCCTCGGCGGCGGTTTCGAGCTGGCGCTCGCCTGCGACGTGATCGTGGCCGACCGTACGGCCGTCGTCGGGCTGCCCGAGGTGTCCGTCGGGGTCATCCCGGGCGGCGGAGGCACCCAGTTGCTGCCCCGCCGGGTGGGTGCCGCGCGCGCCGCCGAGCTGGTCTTCACCGCCCGGCGGGTCGAGGCCGCCGAGGCCCGGGAGCTGGGGCTGGTCGACGAACTGGTCGAGGCGGGCCGCGACCGGGAGGCGGCGCTGGCGCTCGGTGCCCGTATCGCGGCGAACTCGCCGGTCGGCCTGCGGGCCGCGAAGCGGGCGCTGCGGCTGGGGCAGGGGCTGGACCTGCGGGCCGGCCTGGAGGTGGAGGACGCGGCCTGGCGGTCGGTGGCCTTCTCCGGGGACCGTGCCGAGGGTGTCGCCGCCTTCAACGAGAAGCGGACGCCCGACTGGCCCGGTGAGTGA
- a CDS encoding GGDEF domain-containing protein, with the protein MGGDDRRLRAVVSLAQAMAAAYTPQESWRAAALGACEALGGGFAALSVWERDRGRLRVLVNAGQRAEGEEEFPDEETYPVHHFPEITEFLHERWAGGGEPDAWVETADGAGSPGAPARGARPYCHQRVAALRRRGRGCCVVAPIVLHGRAWGELYVARPAGVPVFDRDDADFATVLAAVVAAGIVQTERLEEVRKLAFTDPLTGVANRRAVDIRLDEALERHRTEEAVVSLVVCDLNGLKAVNDTHGHAVGDRLLERFGSVLSFCGAMLPDTLAARLGGDEFCLLAVGPAADEVIAVAGELCARAAGLELGDGVACGVASTGDDIGPVRSARRLFRLADAAQYQAKAARSRHPVVAGRDGEVLRLADSPPEAPHDRRRLRGNLPSPER; encoded by the coding sequence ATGGGCGGTGACGACAGACGGCTGCGGGCCGTGGTTTCGCTGGCACAGGCCATGGCGGCGGCCTATACGCCGCAGGAGTCGTGGCGGGCGGCCGCCCTCGGGGCGTGCGAGGCACTGGGCGGCGGTTTCGCCGCCCTCTCCGTGTGGGAGCGGGACCGGGGCAGGCTCCGGGTCCTGGTGAACGCCGGGCAGCGGGCCGAGGGGGAGGAGGAGTTCCCCGACGAGGAGACGTACCCCGTGCACCACTTCCCGGAGATCACCGAGTTCCTCCACGAGCGGTGGGCCGGCGGCGGTGAGCCGGACGCCTGGGTGGAGACCGCCGACGGCGCCGGCTCGCCGGGGGCCCCGGCCCGCGGGGCCCGTCCGTACTGCCACCAGCGGGTCGCCGCGCTGCGCCGGCGCGGGCGCGGCTGCTGTGTGGTGGCGCCGATCGTGCTGCACGGCCGGGCCTGGGGCGAGCTGTACGTCGCCCGGCCGGCCGGGGTGCCGGTCTTCGACCGGGACGACGCCGACTTCGCGACCGTGCTGGCCGCGGTCGTCGCCGCCGGGATCGTCCAGACCGAGCGGCTGGAGGAGGTCCGCAAGCTGGCGTTCACCGACCCGCTGACCGGCGTCGCCAACCGCCGCGCCGTGGACATCCGGCTCGACGAGGCGCTGGAGCGGCACCGTACCGAGGAGGCCGTGGTCAGTCTCGTCGTCTGTGACCTCAACGGGCTGAAGGCGGTCAACGACACCCATGGCCACGCGGTCGGCGACCGCCTGCTGGAACGATTCGGCTCGGTGCTGTCCTTCTGTGGGGCGATGCTCCCGGACACCCTGGCGGCCCGGCTGGGCGGCGACGAGTTCTGCCTGCTGGCCGTCGGCCCCGCGGCGGACGAGGTGATCGCGGTGGCCGGGGAGCTGTGCGCGCGCGCCGCCGGGCTGGAGCTCGGCGACGGGGTCGCCTGCGGGGTCGCCTCGACCGGCGACGACATCGGGCCGGTGCGTTCGGCCCGCAGGCTGTTCCGCCTCGCGGACGCGGCGCAGTACCAGGCCAAGGCGGCCCGCTCCCGCCACCCGGTGGTGGCCGGGCGGGACGGGGAGGTGCTCCGGCTGGCCGACTCCCCACCCGAGGCGCCCCACGACCGGCGCAGACTCCGCGGCAACCTGCCGTCCCCGGAGCGGTGA
- the mmpB gene encoding morphogenic membrane protein MmpB yields MLWSDPENKPPKELRDAQEMMRRAGLLLALAMVVAMFVLGTR; encoded by the coding sequence ATGCTGTGGTCCGACCCCGAGAACAAGCCGCCCAAGGAACTGCGCGACGCCCAGGAGATGATGCGCCGCGCGGGACTGCTGCTGGCGCTGGCCATGGTCGTCGCCATGTTCGTCCTGGGGACCCGCTGA
- a CDS encoding L,D-transpeptidase produces the protein MEKRVMTDSKRRRALTAASALLGGVLVLSACSDDGGAAPGAGAESSKTSQAQVDEAAAKDASEAQITIAPKNGATDASINNAAAVSVTKGKLTEVTMTTSGGDAVEGTLAADGSSWKPNGQLERSTTYKISATAADSEGRQAHANSSFTTVSPENSFIGNFTPEDGSTVGVGMPVSINFNKPITNKKAVQDGITVTSSSGQEVVGHWFNNQRLDLRPEDYWQGGSTVSLKLALDGVEGADGVVGVQQKTVTFKVGRNQVSTVDAKAHTMTVTQDGKTIKTIPISAGSPDNPTYNGQMVISEKYKETRMDGATVGFTDDDGKGEYDIKDVPHAMRLSTSGTFIHGNYWGKGIFGTANTSHGCVGLEDKQGADDPNTPGAWFYDNSMIGDVVIVKNSPDRTITPDNGLNGWNMSWSEWVAGSAV, from the coding sequence ATGGAGAAGCGTGTGATGACGGACAGCAAGCGGCGCCGGGCCCTCACGGCCGCGTCCGCACTGCTCGGTGGCGTACTGGTGCTTTCCGCCTGCAGCGACGACGGCGGAGCGGCCCCGGGCGCGGGTGCCGAGAGCTCGAAGACGTCACAGGCGCAGGTGGACGAGGCCGCGGCCAAGGACGCGTCCGAGGCCCAGATAACGATCGCGCCGAAGAACGGCGCGACCGACGCCAGCATCAACAACGCGGCCGCGGTGAGTGTCACCAAGGGCAAGCTGACCGAGGTCACCATGACCACGTCGGGGGGCGACGCCGTCGAGGGCACCCTCGCCGCCGACGGCTCCAGCTGGAAGCCGAACGGCCAGCTGGAGCGCTCCACCACGTACAAGATCAGCGCGACCGCCGCCGACTCCGAAGGTCGTCAGGCACACGCCAACAGCTCCTTCACCACGGTCTCCCCCGAGAACAGCTTCATCGGGAACTTCACCCCCGAGGACGGCTCCACCGTCGGCGTCGGCATGCCCGTCTCGATCAACTTCAACAAGCCGATCACCAACAAGAAGGCCGTCCAGGACGGCATCACGGTGACGTCGAGCAGCGGCCAGGAGGTCGTCGGCCACTGGTTCAACAACCAGCGGCTCGACCTGCGTCCCGAGGACTACTGGCAGGGCGGTTCCACCGTCTCCCTCAAGCTGGCGCTGGACGGCGTCGAGGGGGCCGACGGCGTGGTGGGCGTCCAGCAGAAGACGGTCACCTTCAAGGTCGGCCGCAACCAGGTCTCGACGGTGGACGCCAAGGCGCACACCATGACCGTCACCCAGGACGGCAAGACCATCAAGACCATCCCGATCTCCGCCGGTTCGCCCGACAACCCGACCTACAACGGCCAGATGGTGATCTCCGAGAAGTACAAGGAGACCCGCATGGACGGTGCCACCGTCGGCTTCACCGACGACGACGGCAAGGGCGAGTACGACATCAAGGACGTCCCGCACGCCATGCGGCTGTCCACGTCGGGCACCTTCATCCACGGCAACTACTGGGGCAAGGGCATCTTCGGCACCGCCAACACCAGCCACGGATGCGTCGGCCTGGAGGACAAGCAGGGCGCCGACGACCCGAACACCCCGGGCGCCTGGTTCTACGACAACTCGATGATCGGCGACGTCGTCATCGTCAAGAACTCCCCGGACAGGACGATCACCCCGGACAACGGCCTCAACGGCTGGAACATGAGCTGGTCGGAGTGGGTCGCGGGCTCCGCCGTCTGA
- a CDS encoding acyl-CoA carboxylase epsilon subunit, translating into MIKVVRGNPTPEELAAALAVVRARAAAAAAVPAGPPLPPEQWSDPGRIARQGVRRPGPRSWARTYWPA; encoded by the coding sequence ATGATCAAGGTCGTACGGGGCAATCCCACCCCGGAAGAACTGGCCGCCGCGCTCGCCGTGGTCAGGGCCCGGGCGGCCGCTGCCGCCGCCGTGCCCGCGGGGCCGCCGCTGCCGCCCGAGCAGTGGTCGGACCCGGGCCGTATCGCCCGCCAGGGGGTGCGCCGTCCGGGCCCGCGGTCCTGGGCGCGGACGTACTGGCCGGCCTGA
- a CDS encoding adenylate/guanylate cyclase domain-containing protein codes for MTVDDTSSGEGGDPGPDPSVHPTPHHEVDHTAEPTDDPLAIRLESLILGAERRYTPFQSARAAGVSMDLASRFWRAMGFADIGQAKALTEADVLALRRLAGLVEAGLLSEPMAIQVARSTGQTTARLAEWQIDSFLEGLTEPPEPGMTRTEVTYPLIELLLPELQEFLVYVWRRQLAAATGRVVQAADDEEMVDRRLAVGFADLVGFTRLTRRLEEEELGELVEAFETTAADLVAAHGGRLIKTLGDEVLFAADDAGTAGEIALRLVEVMAQDTTMPALRVGIAFGTVTTRMGDVFGTTVNLASRLTSIAPKDAVLVDGAFAQELKRTGDAPESEAQAAEQAAAAAERARVAEKEGLPPPDEPAPPAYRFGLQPMWQRPVRGLGVVEPWLLARRGTPAS; via the coding sequence GTGACCGTCGACGACACGAGTTCCGGCGAGGGCGGTGACCCCGGGCCGGATCCCTCGGTCCACCCCACCCCGCACCACGAGGTCGACCATACGGCCGAGCCGACCGACGACCCCCTCGCGATCCGGCTGGAATCCCTGATCCTGGGCGCGGAGCGCCGCTACACCCCCTTCCAGTCCGCCCGGGCCGCCGGGGTCTCCATGGACCTGGCGTCCCGCTTCTGGCGCGCCATGGGGTTCGCCGACATCGGCCAGGCCAAGGCGCTCACCGAGGCCGACGTGCTGGCACTGCGCCGGCTGGCCGGTCTGGTGGAGGCCGGGCTGCTCAGCGAGCCGATGGCGATCCAGGTGGCCCGTTCGACCGGGCAGACCACGGCCAGGCTCGCGGAATGGCAGATCGACTCCTTCCTGGAGGGGCTGACCGAGCCCCCCGAGCCGGGTATGACCCGCACCGAGGTCACCTATCCGCTGATCGAGCTGCTGCTGCCCGAGCTCCAGGAGTTCCTGGTGTACGTGTGGCGGCGGCAGCTCGCCGCGGCGACCGGCCGGGTCGTGCAGGCCGCGGACGACGAGGAGATGGTCGACCGGCGGCTCGCGGTGGGCTTCGCCGACCTGGTGGGCTTCACCCGGCTGACCCGTCGGCTGGAGGAGGAGGAGCTCGGTGAGCTCGTCGAGGCCTTCGAGACGACCGCGGCCGACCTGGTCGCCGCCCACGGCGGGCGGCTCATCAAGACGCTCGGGGACGAGGTCCTCTTCGCCGCGGACGACGCCGGTACGGCCGGTGAGATCGCGCTCCGGCTGGTCGAGGTGATGGCCCAGGACACCACGATGCCCGCGCTGCGGGTCGGCATCGCCTTCGGCACGGTCACCACCCGCATGGGTGATGTCTTCGGGACGACGGTCAACCTGGCCTCACGGCTCACCTCGATAGCGCCGAAGGACGCGGTGCTGGTCGACGGCGCGTTCGCCCAGGAGCTGAAGCGCACCGGGGACGCGCCGGAGTCGGAGGCCCAGGCGGCGGAGCAGGCCGCCGCGGCGGCCGAGCGCGCCCGGGTGGCCGAGAAGGAGGGCCTGCCGCCGCCGGACGAGCCCGCCCCGCCGGCGTACCGCTTCGGGCTCCAGCCGATGTGGCAGCGGCCGGTGCGCGGGCTCGGCGTCGTGGAGCCGTGGCTGCTGGCCCGCCGGGGCACCCCGGCCTCCTGA
- a CDS encoding Maf family protein produces the protein MAGMTDQRRRLVLASASPARLGLLRQAGFAPDVVVSGVDEDALSAPTPGELALVLARAKAAAVAGRPEAAGALVIGCDSVLELDGEALGKPAGAEEATARWKSMRGRAGVLRTGHSVIDTATGRSASATASTTVRFGEPTDAEVAAYVATGEPLHVAGAFTLDGRSAPFVDSIEGDHGNVIGLSLPLLRTLLGELGISVTELWA, from the coding sequence ATGGCCGGCATGACCGATCAGCGCCGCCGCCTCGTCCTCGCCTCCGCCTCCCCCGCCCGCCTCGGCCTGCTGCGGCAGGCGGGCTTCGCCCCGGACGTCGTCGTCAGCGGCGTGGACGAGGACGCCCTCTCCGCCCCGACGCCGGGTGAGCTGGCGCTGGTCCTGGCCCGGGCCAAGGCCGCCGCGGTGGCGGGCAGGCCGGAGGCCGCCGGGGCGCTGGTCATCGGCTGCGACTCGGTGCTCGAACTCGACGGCGAGGCGCTCGGCAAGCCGGCCGGCGCCGAGGAGGCCACCGCCCGCTGGAAGTCCATGCGCGGCAGGGCCGGTGTGCTGCGGACCGGGCACAGCGTGATCGACACCGCGACCGGCCGGTCGGCCTCGGCGACCGCGTCCACCACCGTCCGTTTCGGTGAGCCGACCGACGCGGAGGTCGCCGCCTACGTCGCCACCGGCGAACCGCTCCACGTGGCGGGGGCGTTCACCCTGGACGGCCGCTCGGCACCGTTCGTCGACTCGATCGAGGGCGACCACGGCAACGTCATCGGCCTCTCGCTGCCCCTGCTGCGCACCCTGCTCGGCGAACTGGGCATCTCCGTGACGGAGTTGTGGGCCTGA